CTCGCGGGCGCGGCCGGTGATGCGCAGGAAGCCGTCGGCGTCGTACTCGCCCAGGTCGCCGGTGCGGAACCAGCCTTCGGGGTCGAAGGCTTCGGTGGTGGCGTCGGGGCGGCGCCAGTAGCCGGTGAAGACGTGGGGCCCGCGCACCTCGATTTCGCCCGTCTCGCCGCGGGGCAGGGGCTGGCGGGAGCGCACGTCCACGACGCGGGCCTCCTGGCCGGGGAAGGGCATTCCCACGGTGCCGGGGCGGCGCTCGCCGTCGTAGGGCTGGGTGGTGTTCATCAGCGTCTCGGTCATCCCGTAGCGCTCCAGGATGCGGGCGCCGAAGCGCGCCTCGATGTCCAGGCACAGCTGGGGGCTCAGCGGAGCGGATCCGGAGACCCACAGGCGCAGCGCGCGCGGGGTGAGGCCGGCGCGGCGGGACTCCTCCAGCAGGCGGCCGTACATGGTGGGCACGCCGAAGAAGAGGGTGAGGGAGGGGTCGTCGTGGAGGGCGGTGAGCGCTTCGGAGGCGACGAAGCGGCGGCGCAGGTCCACGCTGGCGCCGGTGAAGAGCGTGCCGTGCAGGCCCACCATGAGGCCGTGGGTGTGGAAGAGGGGCAGGGTGAGGAGGAGGCGATCCGCGTCGGTCCAGCGCCACGCCTCGGTGACGGCGCGCACGTTGGCGAGCAGCTGGCGGTGCTGGAGCATGGCGCCCTTGGAGCGGCCGGTGGTGCCGGACGTGTAGCCCAGGACGGCGAGGTCCTCCGCGCGAGGGAGCGGCAGGGCCACGGTGGAGGCGGCGCCCTGTTCGAGCAGGGTGTCGAAGGCCACGGTGGGGAGGGACGCGGGGAGGTCCGGGGGCGGCGGCTCCACGGTGATGAGCCACCGCAGGGCGGGGAGCGAGTCGCGAAGGGGCGCGAGCTCGGCCGCGCCGGAGGTGCCGGTGACGCAGACCTGCACCTCCGCGTCGGAGAGGATGTGGGCCAGCTCCACCTGGCGGTACGCGGTGTTGACGAGCACGGCGACGCAGCCCGCGGCCTGGACGCCCAGCCACGTGAC
This Corallococcus silvisoli DNA region includes the following protein-coding sequences:
- a CDS encoding class I adenylate-forming enzyme family protein; translated protein: MPASLLEVFLDHARHAPARPLLSFEGASYTRGQLAERVTAFARGLKARGLAPGERVALFLENSDAFVVTWLGVQAAGCVAVLVNTAYRQVELAHILSDAEVQVCVTGTSGAAELAPLRDSLPALRWLITVEPPPPDLPASLPTVAFDTLLEQGAASTVALPLPRAEDLAVLGYTSGTTGRSKGAMLQHRQLLANVRAVTEAWRWTDADRLLLTLPLFHTHGLMVGLHGTLFTGASVDLRRRFVASEALTALHDDPSLTLFFGVPTMYGRLLEESRRAGLTPRALRLWVSGSAPLSPQLCLDIEARFGARILERYGMTETLMNTTQPYDGERRPGTVGMPFPGQEARVVDVRSRQPLPRGETGEIEVRGPHVFTGYWRRPDATTEAFDPEGWFRTGDLGEYDADGFLRITGRARELIISGGFNIYPREVEEVLTAHPAVAEAAVLGLPDADFGEQVVAVVVPAPGAPTDAQALVDWCRERLAAFKKPRRVVFTDALPRNALGKVQKHVLKERLSAS